The following coding sequences are from one Streptomyces sp. NBC_01485 window:
- a CDS encoding L,D-transpeptidase — MRHVQGRARRAGVALAAVLTWAGLLAGAAGCTGGDGDSRSGLDRMLGKPPAPEDVIRVTPQDNAKGVRPGAGLRVRVPDGRLESVKVVRSQDAQEAEVPGKVAADGLSWRPDDDRLGLAARYTVDVVALDGDGNRSARHTTFTTYVPEERFIGYVTPENRATVGTGMIVSLEFNREIENRAAVERAVRVTAEPAVDVRPHWFGDTRLDFRPERYWAPGTRVTVALGLRDVEGAPGVYGLQQKSFSFTVGRSQVSLVDAAKHTMEVRRDGDLLATVPITAGAPKNTTYNGRMVVTEMLELTRMNGATVGFRKANGKGEYDIPDVPHAMRLTSSGTFLHGNYWADAEAFGKVNLSHGCVGLRDVKGGGSDTPAGWFFDRSLVGDVVEVVHSKDKQVAPDNGLGGWNLTWQEWLAGGAVK; from the coding sequence GTGAGGCACGTACAAGGGCGCGCACGGCGCGCGGGGGTCGCACTGGCCGCCGTACTGACATGGGCAGGACTACTGGCCGGGGCCGCCGGCTGCACCGGCGGCGACGGCGACAGCCGGAGCGGACTCGACCGGATGCTCGGCAAACCCCCGGCCCCCGAGGACGTCATCCGGGTCACCCCGCAGGACAACGCCAAGGGCGTGCGGCCGGGGGCGGGGCTGCGGGTGCGGGTGCCCGACGGGCGGCTGGAGTCGGTGAAGGTCGTCCGGTCGCAGGACGCGCAGGAGGCCGAGGTGCCGGGCAAGGTCGCCGCGGACGGCCTGAGCTGGCGGCCGGACGACGACCGGCTCGGGCTCGCCGCCCGCTACACCGTCGACGTCGTGGCCCTGGACGGCGACGGCAACCGCTCGGCCCGGCACACCACGTTCACCACCTACGTCCCCGAGGAGCGTTTCATCGGCTACGTCACCCCCGAGAACCGGGCCACCGTCGGCACCGGCATGATCGTCTCGCTGGAGTTCAACCGGGAGATCGAGAACCGGGCCGCCGTCGAACGCGCCGTCCGGGTCACGGCCGAGCCGGCGGTGGACGTGAGACCGCACTGGTTCGGCGACACCCGGCTCGACTTCCGCCCCGAGCGGTACTGGGCGCCCGGCACCCGCGTCACCGTCGCTCTCGGCCTGCGGGACGTCGAAGGGGCGCCCGGCGTGTACGGGTTGCAGCAGAAGTCGTTCTCCTTCACCGTCGGCCGCAGCCAGGTCTCCCTGGTCGACGCGGCGAAGCACACCATGGAGGTCCGGCGCGACGGCGACCTGCTGGCCACCGTGCCGATCACCGCCGGGGCGCCGAAGAACACCACGTACAACGGCAGGATGGTGGTGACCGAGATGCTGGAGCTGACCCGGATGAACGGCGCCACGGTCGGCTTCAGGAAGGCGAACGGCAAGGGCGAGTACGACATCCCGGACGTGCCGCACGCCATGCGGCTGACCAGCTCCGGAACCTTCCTGCACGGCAACTACTGGGCGGACGCGGAGGCGTTCGGGAAGGTCAACCTCAGCCACGGCTGCGTGGGCCTGCGGGACGTCAAGGGCGGCGGTTCGGACACGCCGGCGGGCTGGTTCTTCGACCGCAGCCTCGTCGGGGACGTCGTCGAGGTCGTCCACAGCAAGGACAAGCAGGTCGCCCCGGACAACGGGCTCGGCGGCTGGAACCTGACCTGGCAGGAGTGGCTCGCCGGCGGCGCCGTGAAATGA
- a CDS encoding L,D-transpeptidase — translation MNVRPISGASVGGRPGARNKRLALVVGGLMLAVTACGGGGGADTKADAKDAGGKGASATAESKQSEAVVTIAPKTGAKDVDTSGILKVSAAKGKLTEVTVKDTKGKKVAGAITADGAGWTPATHLAASTAYQVHAVAKDAEGRTAAEDSSFTTLSPQNTFIGNFTPEDGSRVGVGMPFSVRFTRGITKPADVEKAITVKTVPPVEVEGHWFGNDRLDFRPEKYWKAGTKVTVELNLDGVEGRKGVYGEQTKTVSFTIGRDQVSVVDAKKHTMKVMQEGKVVKTIAVTTGKPGYATWNGQMVMSEKFTVTRMNGDTVGYDGEYDIKDVPHAIRLTDSGTFVHGNYWGGDAFGNYNASHGCIGLRDVRGGYDSGVPAAWFFNHSMVGDVVVVKNSTDPTVDPSNGLNGWNIPWAEWKK, via the coding sequence TTGAACGTGCGACCGATATCGGGGGCGTCGGTTGGGGGGCGCCCGGGCGCCCGCAACAAGCGGTTGGCGCTGGTCGTCGGCGGGCTGATGCTCGCCGTCACGGCATGCGGGGGCGGCGGGGGCGCGGACACCAAGGCCGACGCCAAGGACGCGGGCGGCAAGGGCGCTTCGGCCACCGCCGAGAGCAAGCAGTCGGAGGCCGTCGTCACCATCGCGCCGAAGACCGGCGCCAAGGACGTCGACACCAGCGGCATCCTGAAGGTCAGCGCCGCCAAGGGCAAGCTGACCGAGGTCACCGTCAAGGACACCAAGGGCAAGAAGGTCGCCGGCGCCATCACGGCCGACGGCGCCGGCTGGACGCCCGCCACCCACCTGGCCGCGTCCACCGCGTACCAGGTGCACGCGGTCGCCAAGGACGCCGAGGGCCGCACGGCCGCCGAGGACTCGTCGTTCACGACGCTGAGCCCGCAGAACACCTTCATCGGCAACTTCACGCCGGAGGACGGCTCCAGGGTCGGCGTCGGCATGCCGTTCTCGGTCCGCTTCACGCGCGGCATCACCAAGCCGGCCGACGTCGAGAAGGCCATCACCGTCAAGACCGTGCCGCCCGTCGAGGTCGAGGGCCACTGGTTCGGCAACGACCGCCTCGACTTCCGTCCCGAGAAGTACTGGAAGGCCGGCACCAAGGTGACGGTCGAGCTGAACCTCGACGGCGTCGAGGGCCGCAAGGGCGTCTACGGCGAGCAGACCAAGACGGTCTCCTTCACCATCGGCCGCGACCAGGTGTCCGTCGTGGACGCCAAGAAGCACACGATGAAGGTCATGCAGGAGGGCAAGGTCGTCAAGACCATCGCGGTCACCACCGGCAAGCCCGGCTACGCCACCTGGAACGGCCAGATGGTGATGAGCGAGAAGTTCACCGTGACCCGGATGAACGGCGACACGGTCGGCTACGACGGCGAGTACGACATCAAGGACGTCCCGCACGCCATCCGCCTGACCGACTCCGGCACCTTCGTGCACGGCAACTACTGGGGCGGCGACGCCTTCGGCAACTACAACGCCAGCCACGGCTGCATCGGTCTGCGCGATGTGCGCGGCGGCTACGACAGCGGCGTGCCGGCCGCCTGGTTCTTCAACCACTCGATGGTCGGCGACGTGGTGGTCGTGAAGAACTCCACCGACCCGACGGTCGACCCGTCCAACGGCCTCAACGGCTGGAACATCCCGTGGGCGGAGTGGAAGAAGTAG
- a CDS encoding NADPH-dependent F420 reductase: protein MKIGIIGAGNIGGNLTRRLTALGHDVSVANSRGPQTLTELAEETGATPVTVEEAARGAEVVVVTIPVKAVPSLPSGILDGAADGVAVIDTNNYYPQQRDGRIAEIEDEGITESRWTERRIGHPVIKAFNGTYAQDILDRPLPAGAPDRLALPVAGDDEAAKAKVRALIDELGFDTVDAGGIDDSWRQQPDTPVYGLQSGVDDVAKALAAASPERPTTFRA, encoded by the coding sequence ATGAAGATCGGCATCATCGGCGCGGGCAACATCGGCGGCAACCTCACCCGGCGCCTCACCGCCCTCGGTCACGACGTCTCCGTCGCGAACTCCCGTGGCCCGCAGACGCTCACCGAACTCGCCGAGGAGACCGGGGCGACCCCCGTCACCGTCGAGGAGGCGGCGCGCGGCGCCGAGGTCGTGGTGGTCACGATCCCGGTGAAGGCGGTACCGAGCCTGCCGTCCGGCATCCTGGACGGCGCGGCCGACGGCGTCGCCGTCATCGACACCAACAACTACTACCCACAGCAGCGCGACGGCCGGATAGCGGAGATCGAGGACGAGGGAATCACCGAGAGCCGCTGGACGGAACGCCGGATCGGCCACCCCGTGATCAAGGCCTTCAACGGCACCTACGCCCAGGACATCCTGGACCGCCCGCTCCCCGCCGGCGCCCCCGACCGCCTGGCGCTCCCGGTCGCCGGCGACGACGAGGCGGCGAAGGCGAAGGTGCGCGCCCTCATCGACGAGCTCGGCTTCGACACCGTCGACGCGGGCGGCATCGACGACTCCTGGCGTCAGCAGCCCGACACCCCCGTCTACGGGCTGCAGTCGGGTGTCGACGACGTCGCCAAGGCACTGGCGGCCGCGAGCCCGGAGCGGCCCACGACGTTCAGGGCGTAG
- a CDS encoding enoyl-CoA hydratase/isomerase family protein, with translation MTVNLEVADGVGTIRLDRPPMNALDVATQDRLKELAEEAGRRDDVRAVVLYGGEKVFAAGADIKEMQAMDHTAMVLRSRALQEAFTAVARIPKPVVAAVTGYALGGGCELALCADFRIAGDNAKLGQPEILLGLIPGAGGTQRLSRLVGPSKAKDLIFTGRMVKADEALTLGLVDRVVPAADVYTEAHAWAAKLAQGPALALRAAKESIDTGLETDIETGLAVERTWFAGLFATADRETGMRSFVEEGPGKAKFL, from the coding sequence ATGACCGTGAATCTCGAAGTCGCCGACGGTGTCGGCACGATCCGTCTCGACCGGCCGCCCATGAACGCCCTGGACGTCGCCACGCAGGACCGGCTCAAGGAGCTCGCCGAGGAGGCGGGCCGCAGGGACGACGTGCGTGCCGTCGTCCTGTACGGCGGGGAGAAGGTGTTCGCGGCGGGCGCGGACATCAAGGAGATGCAGGCGATGGACCACACCGCGATGGTCCTGCGCTCCCGCGCCCTCCAGGAGGCCTTCACGGCCGTGGCCCGCATCCCCAAGCCGGTCGTGGCGGCCGTCACCGGGTACGCGCTGGGCGGCGGCTGCGAGCTCGCGCTGTGCGCGGACTTCCGCATCGCCGGCGACAACGCCAAGCTCGGCCAGCCCGAGATCCTGCTCGGGCTGATCCCCGGCGCCGGCGGCACCCAGCGCCTGTCCCGGCTGGTCGGCCCCTCCAAGGCGAAGGACCTCATCTTCACCGGCCGGATGGTGAAGGCCGACGAGGCGCTGACCCTGGGCCTGGTCGACCGGGTGGTCCCGGCCGCCGACGTCTACACCGAGGCGCACGCCTGGGCGGCGAAGCTGGCGCAGGGGCCGGCGCTCGCGCTGCGCGCGGCGAAGGAGTCGATCGACACCGGTCTGGAGACCGACATCGAGACGGGCCTGGCCGTCGAACGCACCTGGTTCGCGGGCCTGTTCGCGACCGCCGACCGCGAGACGGGCATGCGCAGCTTCGTGGAGGAAGGCCCCGGCAAGGCCAAATTCCTGTGA
- a CDS encoding GNAT family N-acetyltransferase, with translation MRNLRDILDAAAHGVFPPPDGRTTLVPQPSHRDAGVLSFTAHSVVFTDEDPEWVYGALRGVDSDPLSASMNPRFLAALMERTGRTAETVDAMLVGAPLPGEPPVPPQEIKDLDHPRIRYARRRRDEVRAWSADGGILVMGRGIGGRLEVSVEVDEAVRHRGLGRSLVTAARHLATEPVWAQVAPGNARSVRAFQAAGYVPVGAEILLIPPPVIPAQYLAEDARVAE, from the coding sequence ATGAGGAACTTGCGGGACATTCTCGACGCGGCCGCACACGGCGTCTTCCCACCGCCCGACGGCCGCACGACCCTCGTCCCCCAGCCCTCCCACCGCGACGCGGGCGTCCTGTCCTTCACCGCGCACTCGGTCGTCTTCACGGACGAGGACCCGGAGTGGGTGTACGGCGCGCTGCGCGGCGTCGACTCCGATCCCCTGTCGGCGTCCATGAACCCGCGGTTCCTGGCCGCTCTCATGGAGCGCACGGGTCGCACGGCCGAGACGGTCGACGCGATGCTGGTGGGCGCCCCCCTGCCCGGCGAGCCCCCTGTGCCGCCGCAGGAGATCAAGGACCTGGACCATCCCCGGATCCGGTACGCCCGGCGCCGGCGCGACGAGGTGCGCGCGTGGTCGGCGGACGGCGGGATCCTGGTCATGGGACGCGGCATCGGCGGCCGGCTGGAGGTGTCGGTGGAGGTCGACGAGGCGGTACGGCACCGGGGCCTCGGCCGCAGCCTGGTCACCGCCGCCCGCCACCTGGCCACGGAGCCCGTCTGGGCCCAGGTCGCCCCGGGAAACGCCCGCAGCGTACGGGCGTTCCAGGCGGCGGGGTACGTACCGGTGGGCGCGGAGATCCTGCTGATCCCCCCGCCCGTCATCCCAGCGCAGTACCTAGCGGAAGACGCCCGTGTGGCCGAGTGA
- a CDS encoding EF-hand domain-containing protein, with protein MADIEEARKQFQRIDTDGDGFITAAEFKSALAQEGDWNVTETVAEAIIKSRDLNGDKVLSFDEFWTYLSK; from the coding sequence GTGGCCGACATCGAAGAAGCGCGCAAGCAGTTCCAGCGGATCGACACGGACGGGGACGGCTTCATCACCGCGGCCGAGTTCAAGAGCGCCCTGGCCCAGGAGGGCGACTGGAACGTCACCGAGACGGTCGCCGAGGCCATCATCAAGAGCCGCGACCTCAACGGCGACAAGGTCCTGTCGTTCGACGAGTTCTGGACGTACCTCAGCAAGTGA
- a CDS encoding transposase domain-containing protein — translation MDTQSVITRTVSVAWGRFAPGRLGELTQLIPFEMVDEALSATRTMQSRLRDLPSRGVVYLVLAA, via the coding sequence TTGGACACCCAGTCTGTCATCACCCGCACCGTCAGCGTGGCCTGGGGACGGTTCGCGCCCGGCCGCCTCGGTGAACTCACCCAGCTCATTCCGTTCGAGATGGTCGACGAGGCCCTGAGCGCCACCAGGACCATGCAGTCGCGGCTGCGGGATCTGCCTTCCCGGGGCGTGGTGTACCTGGTCCTGGCCGCGTGA
- a CDS encoding ATP-binding protein has translation MAGLDGIDQPRGQGRATAARWSPAVEDERALKALELFGNPTDGEVQLPSRPESAATARRLAQVVVLRQWGLSLKMTEDVVLLVSELVGNAVRHTGARAFGLRMRRRRGWIRVEVRDPSRGLPCLMPVQPLDVSGRGLFLVDRLSDRWGADLLPRGKTTWFEMRVADR, from the coding sequence ATGGCGGGGCTGGATGGCATCGATCAGCCGCGGGGACAGGGCCGTGCGACCGCGGCGCGCTGGTCGCCTGCGGTCGAGGACGAACGGGCGCTCAAGGCGCTGGAGTTGTTCGGTAATCCGACGGACGGTGAGGTTCAGCTCCCGTCCCGTCCCGAGTCCGCCGCCACGGCCCGCCGGCTCGCCCAGGTCGTCGTCCTGCGCCAGTGGGGACTGTCCCTCAAGATGACGGAGGACGTGGTGCTCCTCGTCTCCGAACTCGTCGGCAACGCCGTGCGCCACACCGGCGCCCGTGCCTTCGGTCTGCGGATGCGGCGCCGGCGCGGCTGGATCCGCGTCGAGGTCCGCGACCCGTCCCGCGGGCTGCCCTGTCTGATGCCGGTTCAGCCGCTGGACGTCAGCGGGCGGGGCCTGTTCCTCGTCGACAGGCTCTCCGACCGGTGGGGGGCGGACCTCCTGCCGCGGGGGAAGACGACGTGGTTCGAGATGCGGGTCGCCGACCGTTAG
- the glgX gene encoding glycogen debranching protein GlgX, with amino-acid sequence MSSAAEQEAVAGRRATPDTVVNGASRKVPGPPVRPGAATPLGARFRVGPDGVAGTNFALWAGGAEAVDLCLFDEAGRETRARLTELTHEIWHGFLPGVMPGQRYGFRVHGRWDPWTGGRWNPAKLLLDPYARAVDGEFALPAEVYGHVRDWPQQQVADTVRDERDSAPYVPKGVVVHDDDDWADDRRPKTPWADSVIYELHVRGFTRLHPAVPEELRGTYAGLAHPAAVDHLVRLGVTAVELLPVHQFAHEDHLLRRGLKNYWGYNSVGYFAPHAAYASSGTTGQQVGEFKRMVRALHAAGIEVILDVVYNHTAEAGELGPTLSLKGIDNRGYYRLQSDARRYADYTGCGNTLHVVQPHVLRLITDSLRYWVTEMGVDGFRFDLAAALARSMHDVDMLSPFLAVIAQDPVLRRVKLIAEPWDVGSGGYQVGAFPPLWTEWNDRYRDAVRDFWRHALPDVREMGYRLSGSSDLYAWGGRRPYASVNFVTAHDGFTLRDLVSYERKHNEANGEGNRDGTNDNRSWNGGAEGESADERVLTLRRRQLRNLLTTLLLSTGVPMLVAGDELGRTQGGNNNAYCQDNEISWLDWGLLEDPGWRALFDLTSRLIALRHRHPVLRRRAFFSGRAHSADGLRDLAWFTERGAEMTEGDWYAPAATLGMYLSGRDIPGRDERGAPITDDSFLAVLHAGDGPVEFVLPGPPWAERYEVVVDTSSEDQGEAPGVTYPAGVAVTVPGRAVLLLRVR; translated from the coding sequence GTGTCCAGCGCAGCCGAGCAGGAGGCGGTGGCGGGCCGGCGCGCCACGCCGGACACCGTCGTGAACGGTGCGTCGCGCAAGGTGCCGGGCCCACCCGTGCGACCGGGCGCGGCCACACCGCTGGGCGCCCGGTTCCGGGTCGGCCCGGACGGGGTCGCGGGCACCAACTTCGCGCTGTGGGCGGGGGGTGCCGAGGCGGTCGACCTGTGCCTGTTCGACGAGGCCGGACGGGAGACCCGCGCCCGCCTCACCGAGCTCACGCACGAGATCTGGCACGGCTTCCTGCCCGGGGTCATGCCGGGCCAGCGCTACGGCTTCCGGGTGCACGGCCGCTGGGACCCGTGGACCGGCGGCCGCTGGAACCCGGCGAAGCTGCTCCTCGACCCGTACGCCCGCGCGGTCGACGGCGAGTTCGCGCTGCCGGCGGAGGTGTACGGGCACGTCCGGGACTGGCCCCAGCAGCAGGTCGCCGACACCGTCCGCGACGAACGGGACTCGGCGCCGTACGTCCCGAAGGGGGTGGTGGTCCACGATGACGACGACTGGGCCGACGACCGCCGCCCGAAGACGCCGTGGGCGGACTCCGTCATCTACGAGCTGCATGTGCGCGGCTTCACCCGGCTGCACCCGGCCGTCCCCGAGGAACTGCGCGGCACGTACGCCGGGCTGGCGCATCCGGCGGCCGTGGACCACCTGGTGAGGCTGGGCGTGACGGCGGTGGAGCTGCTGCCGGTCCACCAGTTCGCGCACGAGGACCATCTCCTGCGCCGCGGCCTGAAGAACTACTGGGGCTACAACTCGGTCGGCTACTTCGCCCCGCACGCCGCGTACGCCTCTTCGGGGACGACGGGACAGCAGGTCGGCGAGTTCAAGCGGATGGTGCGCGCGCTGCACGCCGCCGGGATCGAGGTGATCCTCGACGTCGTCTACAACCACACGGCGGAGGCGGGCGAGCTGGGCCCGACGCTGTCGCTGAAGGGCATCGACAACCGCGGCTACTACCGCCTCCAGTCGGACGCCCGCCGCTACGCCGACTACACGGGCTGCGGGAACACCCTGCACGTGGTGCAGCCGCACGTGCTGCGCCTGATCACCGACTCCCTGCGCTACTGGGTGACGGAGATGGGCGTCGACGGCTTCCGCTTCGATCTGGCGGCGGCCCTGGCCCGCTCCATGCACGACGTCGACATGCTGTCCCCGTTCCTGGCGGTGATCGCCCAGGACCCGGTGCTGCGCCGGGTGAAGCTGATCGCGGAGCCGTGGGACGTGGGCTCGGGCGGCTACCAGGTGGGCGCCTTCCCGCCCCTGTGGACGGAGTGGAACGACCGCTACCGCGACGCCGTACGCGACTTCTGGCGGCACGCGCTGCCGGACGTACGGGAGATGGGCTACCGGCTGTCGGGCTCCAGCGACCTGTACGCGTGGGGCGGGCGGCGGCCCTACGCCTCCGTCAACTTCGTCACGGCACACGACGGTTTTACGCTGCGCGACCTGGTGTCGTACGAGCGCAAGCACAACGAGGCCAACGGCGAGGGCAACCGGGACGGCACGAACGACAACCGTTCCTGGAACGGCGGCGCCGAGGGCGAGAGCGCCGACGAGCGCGTACTGACGCTGCGGCGACGGCAGTTGAGGAACCTGCTCACGACGCTGCTGCTGTCGACGGGCGTGCCGATGCTGGTCGCCGGCGACGAACTCGGGCGCACCCAGGGGGGCAACAACAACGCCTACTGCCAGGACAACGAGATCAGTTGGCTGGACTGGGGGCTGCTGGAGGACCCGGGCTGGCGTGCCCTGTTCGACCTGACGTCGCGGCTGATCGCGCTGCGCCACCGTCACCCGGTGCTGCGCCGCCGGGCCTTCTTCTCCGGGCGGGCGCACTCGGCGGACGGGCTGCGCGACCTGGCCTGGTTCACGGAGCGGGGCGCGGAGATGACGGAGGGGGACTGGTACGCGCCCGCGGCGACCCTGGGGATGTACCTCTCCGGGCGGGACATTCCCGGCCGCGACGAGCGGGGCGCGCCCATCACCGACGACAGCTTCCTCGCCGTCCTGCACGCCGGGGACGGTCCGGTGGAGTTCGTCCTGCCCGGGCCGCCGTGGGCGGAGCGGTACGAGGTGGTCGTCGACACGTCGAGCGAGGACCAGGGGGAGGCGCCGGGGGTGACGTATCCGGCGGGGGTGGCGGTGACCGTGCCGGGGCGGGCGGTGCTGTTGCTGCGGGTGCGGTGA
- a CDS encoding polysaccharide deacetylase family protein, translating to MVRVTTSDRRSVLRAGAGLVAGGTFAAACSPTGTPSGAVAHHAPTSPAPTPAGNVTESRIPSHSPTAPTPRAYPRQPVQITHGPRDRPRVALTFHGQGEPSVARALLGEAERRGARVTVLAVGTWLDEHPDLARRILDGGHDLGNHTQRHLDVNAMSEADATGEITGCAERLRKLTGSIGTWFRPSRTAHASPLVETLARRAGYPHVLSYDVDSLDFTSPGAPAVARNVLGGIRNGSVVSLHFGYADTVAALPAVLDELDRRGLRAVTTTELIG from the coding sequence ATGGTGCGGGTGACCACATCCGACCGTCGTTCCGTGCTGCGGGCGGGCGCCGGGCTCGTCGCCGGGGGTACGTTCGCGGCCGCGTGCTCGCCCACTGGCACCCCCTCCGGCGCCGTCGCCCACCACGCCCCCACGTCCCCCGCACCCACCCCCGCGGGGAATGTGACGGAATCACGGATTCCGTCACATTCCCCGACCGCACCCACCCCCCGCGCCTACCCCCGGCAGCCCGTCCAGATCACCCACGGCCCCCGGGACCGGCCCCGGGTCGCCCTCACCTTTCACGGTCAGGGGGAACCCTCCGTCGCCCGCGCCCTGCTCGGTGAGGCCGAACGGCGCGGCGCCCGGGTCACCGTCCTGGCCGTCGGGACCTGGCTCGACGAACACCCCGACCTCGCCCGCCGGATCCTCGACGGCGGCCACGACCTCGGCAACCACACCCAGCGCCACCTGGACGTCAACGCCATGTCCGAGGCGGACGCGACGGGCGAGATCACCGGCTGCGCCGAGCGGCTGCGCAAGCTCACCGGGTCCATCGGGACCTGGTTCCGCCCCTCCCGCACCGCCCACGCCTCCCCGCTCGTCGAGACGCTGGCCCGCCGCGCCGGCTACCCGCACGTCCTCTCCTACGACGTCGACTCGCTCGACTTCACCTCGCCCGGCGCCCCCGCCGTCGCCCGCAACGTCCTCGGCGGGATCCGGAACGGGTCTGTCGTGAGCCTGCACTTCGGGTACGCGGACACGGTCGCCGCGCTCCCCGCCGTCCTGGACGAACTCGACCGCCGCGGACTGCGCGCGGTCACCACCACGGAGCTGATCGGCTGA
- a CDS encoding YncE family protein: MHRNLVKSALLASAAFTVLAACGTDGESGGADRATRAAAPAPVKKAVKPAVDGLPGMPPVLDPKDVYAADRPNKLSPVVKDFPSRVYVPNTESDTVSVIDPKTYKVIETLRVGRQPQHVVPSWDMKTLWVNNNRGHTLTPIDPKTGKAGKSVEVHDPYNLYFTPNGKYAVVMASLDRELVFRDPHTMKRIKTEPVTCYGVNHADFSRDGRYFIVSCEFSGELLKVDTEKMKVVAQQKLPFKGAMPQDVKVSPDGKRFYVADMMADGMWIVDGDTFGKPKFLYTGKGCHGLYVSRDSHEMYVSNRGEGTVSVFDFTKNELTRKWRLPDGGSPDMGGVSADGKVLWLSGRYDAEVYALDTATGRQLARIKVGSGPHGLAVYPQPGRYSLGHTGVFR, translated from the coding sequence ATGCACCGCAACCTCGTGAAAAGCGCCCTGCTGGCAAGCGCCGCGTTCACCGTCCTCGCCGCCTGCGGCACCGACGGCGAGAGCGGCGGCGCGGACCGGGCCACCAGGGCGGCCGCCCCCGCGCCGGTGAAGAAGGCCGTGAAACCGGCCGTCGACGGGCTGCCCGGCATGCCGCCCGTGCTGGACCCGAAGGACGTCTACGCCGCCGACCGTCCGAACAAGCTCTCCCCGGTGGTCAAGGACTTCCCGTCCCGGGTGTACGTCCCCAACACCGAGTCCGACACCGTCTCCGTCATCGACCCGAAGACGTACAAGGTGATCGAGACGCTCCGCGTCGGCCGGCAGCCGCAGCACGTCGTGCCCTCCTGGGACATGAAGACGCTGTGGGTCAACAACAACCGGGGGCACACCCTCACCCCCATCGACCCGAAGACCGGCAAGGCCGGCAAGTCGGTCGAGGTGCACGACCCGTACAACCTCTACTTCACGCCCAACGGCAAGTACGCCGTCGTCATGGCCTCCCTCGACCGCGAACTCGTCTTCCGCGACCCGCACACCATGAAGCGGATCAAGACGGAACCGGTCACCTGCTACGGCGTCAACCACGCCGACTTCTCCCGCGACGGGAGGTACTTCATCGTGTCCTGCGAGTTCAGCGGTGAACTGCTGAAGGTCGACACCGAGAAGATGAAGGTCGTCGCCCAGCAGAAACTGCCGTTCAAGGGCGCCATGCCGCAGGACGTGAAGGTCTCGCCCGACGGCAAGCGGTTCTACGTCGCGGACATGATGGCCGACGGCATGTGGATCGTCGACGGCGACACCTTCGGCAAGCCGAAGTTCCTGTACACCGGCAAGGGCTGCCACGGGCTGTACGTCAGCCGCGACTCCCACGAGATGTACGTCTCCAACCGGGGCGAGGGCACCGTCTCCGTCTTCGACTTCACCAAGAACGAGCTCACCAGGAAGTGGCGCCTCCCGGACGGCGGCAGCCCCGACATGGGCGGCGTCTCGGCGGACGGCAAGGTCCTGTGGCTGTCGGGGCGCTACGACGCCGAGGTGTACGCCCTCGACACCGCCACCGGACGCCAGCTCGCCCGCATCAAGGTCGGCAGCGGCCCGCACGGCCTCGCCGTCTACCCGCAGCCCGGCCGCTACTCACTCGGCCACACGGGCGTCTTCCGCTAG